From the genome of candidate division WWE3 bacterium:
TTTTTAGCGTCTTTGTTAATAATTAAATCCAAGTACCGCCGCCTGTAACGCTCTTCAGTGTCTTTAAGGCCGAAGTGCTCTGGAGGTAGTGGCCGGATTGATTTATTTAGGAGTTTAAGTTCGGTAACAAGTATCGACAGCTCCCCAGCAGTGGTAATAAATAAAGAACCATGGGCGTGAATAAAATCACCAACGTCTAAAAGTTTAACAAGCTCAAAAAGATCAGCCGGAATTTTGTCGGCTTTTAAACACAGCTGTATCTGCCCCGATTCATCCCGTAAATCTAGAAAAATTAACTTACCGTGTCCACGGTACCCCAGTACCCTTCCTGAGACGTCAAAGTCACCAGGTTTTGGCCGACCATTTTCCAGGTCGCGAATTGTAGCAATAGCCACTCCTTTAACTGGTTCTGAGGGATATGGGTTTATCCCCAAATCTTTAATTTTTTGGAGTTTGGCAAGACGTTCTGAGCGAAGGTTATCTATTGGCTGTTCCATGAGAGCATTGTAGCCTTGTTAGTGTAGTAGTGGCAAGGGGTGTCTAAACTAGACCTACTTGAAGCTTTTTTTGTCTTGTAATCCAAATACGCAAATCGCTGTGAACAAAGCAAAGAATAGTAATGATACTAAAAAAGAACCTCCCCGAGTTGAATTGAGAAAAAAAACTAAAACACCTATTAGGAAGAAAACTGCCAGAGCTGCTGAAGCGTACAGCCCGATTTTATTTGCTTTAGTCACTAAAAATGCCACAAAAATAGTTATTACAGGAAGTACAAACAGTGCTAAATCAACTTGACTTGTTGTGTAGAATCCGGAAGTAAGTATTGTAAAAACCTGTATAACAGCAATTAAAACGACTATCTGCGCGATCCCTTTGGCATGTTTCATACCTTAAATATAGATGTCTTGATTACTTTGTCAAGGATATTTTAACAACAGCAAGGATTACTTGATAGTAATAATGGTGTAAACCAGCTTCCCGGACGGGGTCTCAACGGCCACTTTTTCTCCTGGCTTTTTACCAAGAAGAGCTTGCCCAAGTGGGGATTCATGAGAAATCTTCTTTTCAGCCGGGTTAGCTTCGGGAGCCCCTACGATCTGAAATTCCTCTTCAGTACCATCAATATGGACTTTGACTTTGCAGCCGAGTCCAACCTGATCACGACAGGTGTTACTATTAGTAGTTACAGAGACATTATTTAATATTTCTTCTAATTCAGAAATCCGGCCTTCCACAAAGGCTTGCTCTTCTCGAGCGGACTCGTACTCCGCGTTTTCGGAGATATCACCAAATTCCCGAGCCTGCTTAATCCGTTCCGAAACCTCTTTTCTTTTGGTGTTAACCAGGGTTTCGTATTCGGCTTTAAGATCGGTTAAACCCTCACGAGTGAGGATTATTTTGTTGTCGGTGATGGTCTTTTTCATAAACAAAAAACCGTGCTTTAGGGGCGCGGCCAAAACCGCTTAAAAACGGTGAATTTTTGCCATTTTTTGGTGAGGTTGGCGTAGCGTTCATCGTAAATGCCTTCAAGATCTAGGCTCACGAAGCCTTGGGCTTTGAGAGTCTCTAAAATTTTCCAAATGATCGCATACGGCAGTTCTAATTCTTGAGCTCTAGGAGTTGATGCCGCATGCAGATAAAAGGCATGAGTGCCGGTTGAGAGAACCATCGCTCCGGC
Proteins encoded in this window:
- the greA gene encoding transcription elongation factor GreA codes for the protein MKKTITDNKIILTREGLTDLKAEYETLVNTKRKEVSERIKQAREFGDISENAEYESAREEQAFVEGRISELEEILNNVSVTTNSNTCRDQVGLGCKVKVHIDGTEEEFQIVGAPEANPAEKKISHESPLGQALLGKKPGEKVAVETPSGKLVYTIITIK